One Gemmatimonadales bacterium genomic window carries:
- a CDS encoding LURP-one-related family protein yields MQYQMKQKLFSWGDDFTIRDSAGNDAFFVDGKVFSLGHQLSFQDMSKRELAFIKQKLLAWGPTYELYRDGALAAVVKKQLFTLFRCTFSVDVPGPDDLSALGNFTDHEYVISRGGNAVATVSKQWFALTDTYGVDVADGEDAVLLLASTVVIDMACHPDDNRR; encoded by the coding sequence ATGCAATACCAGATGAAGCAGAAGCTCTTCTCCTGGGGCGACGACTTCACCATCCGAGACAGTGCCGGAAACGACGCCTTCTTCGTCGACGGCAAGGTCTTCTCCCTCGGGCATCAACTCTCGTTTCAGGACATGTCGAAACGCGAGCTCGCCTTCATCAAGCAGAAGCTCCTCGCCTGGGGTCCCACCTACGAACTCTATCGTGACGGGGCACTCGCCGCCGTGGTGAAGAAGCAACTCTTCACGCTGTTCCGTTGCACCTTCAGCGTCGATGTCCCCGGTCCCGATGATCTCTCCGCCCTGGGCAACTTCACCGACCACGAGTACGTGATCTCGCGCGGCGGCAACGCCGTCGCCACGGTGTCGAAACAATGGTTCGCACTGACCGACACGTACGGCGTCGATGTCGCCGATGGGGAAGACGCCGTGCTGCTCCTCGCCAGTACCGTGGTGATCGACATGGCATGTCACCCGGACGACAACCGGCGATGA